The Penaeus monodon isolate SGIC_2016 chromosome 5, NSTDA_Pmon_1, whole genome shotgun sequence genome window below encodes:
- the LOC119572952 gene encoding triosephosphate isomerase-like: MPHTLSAGMHSPRKFVVVGNWEASVSENEVERLANTLRTGPLNPNTEVVMGCPTWRYNFAKQHLPREVGIATQISYEKETDLNRKTSLEMPSNYGHDWVLLNNFNEPSDALAENVKRALEVDLMIIACVCETADDRKKGRTREVLFRQLETFASAISDWSRVVVAFEALWASNTGVFSTNQQVQEAMALVRDWLRNNMGDDVADTTRIIYSGSVFPSNCHALAKLKDLDGFLVRSDALNFDFLQIVNASRSFHSALLMKQQQLKATTRLIQGLREEYFHYKSLQRKRIPKRYI, translated from the exons ATGCCACACACTCTTTCGGCCGGGATGCATTCTCCACGGAAATTTGTCGTCGTTGGAAACTGGGAGGCAAGTGTGAGTGAGAACGAAGTGGAGAGACTGGCTAACACGCTGAGGACTGGGCCGCTGAATCCTAACACTG AAGTTGTAATGGGATGCCCAACCTGGAGATATAATTTCGCCAAGCAACATCTTCCTCGTGAGGTCGGAATAGCTACTCAGATCAGCTACGAGAAAGAG ACAGATCTAAACAGGAAAACCAGCCTCGAGATGCCCAGTAACTACGGCCACGACTGGGTTCTTCTAAACAACTTCAACGAGCCTAGTGACGCCCTCGCCGAGAATGTGAAACGTGCGCTTGAGGTCGACTTAATG ATCATTGCCTGTGTGTGCGAGACAGCGGACGATCGCAAGAAAGGCCGCACGCGTGAGGTGTTGTTCCGACAGCTCGAAACCTTTGCGTCCGCCATCAGCGACTGGTCCCGCGTGGTCGTCGCCTTCGAAGCTCTGTGGGCGAGCAACACAGGCGTCTTCTCCACCAACCAGCAGGTGCAGGAGGCTATGGCCCTTGTGCGGGACTGGCTGCGGAACAACATGGGCGATGATGTAGCCGACACAACTCGTATCATCTACTCGGGATCCGTCTTCCCTAGCAACTGCCACGCCCTGGCCAAGCTGAAGGACTTAGACGGGTTTCTGGTAAGAAGCGACGCCCTCAACTTCGACTTCCTCCAGATCGTCAACGCGTCCAGATCGTTCCATTCAGCTCTACTGATGAAACAGCAACAGCTCAAGGCCACGACGCGTCTTATCCAAGGTCTTAGAGAAGAATATTTCCATTACAAGTCCCTCCAGAGAAAGCGCATCCCAAAGAGATACATCTAG